A single window of Danio rerio strain Tuebingen ecotype United States chromosome 15, GRCz12tu, whole genome shotgun sequence DNA harbors:
- the adamts15b gene encoding A disintegrin and metalloproteinase with thrombospondin motifs 15, with amino-acid sequence MMSVFPVLFCLLHVLILTKRYLCVETDFCEPVRLDRENVPSFDKPSKELVVYRINAFNQEFYLTLLPDSSFLAPDDTFQDTSSPSALSGDELRRCFYSGDINADMNSYAALSLCGGVRGAFSYNGMEYIIERRTAPELISDDAGKTHVIRRKNLNAPNLSKCGVTSNQEVVESLDKYKHLKGHTKNLTETLLRSMSRSKRFASIPRYVEVLVVADESMAKFHGDDLKHYLLTLLSVTAKLYKHPSILNAISIVVVKLIVINEAEKGPKVSSNAALTLRNFCTWQKKLNKVNDKHPEYWDTAILFTKQDLCGATTCDTLGMADVGTMCDPKRSCSVIEDDGLPSAFTTAHELGHVFSMPHDNVKACEDVFGKLKDNHMMSPTLIQIDHHTPWSVCSAAIITDFLDSGHGDCLLDQPQKLMALPEDPPGISYSLGRQCELAFGSGSKPCPYMQACSKLWCTGKAKGQLVCQTRHFPWADGTACGTNKLCYRGTCTEKQNTFKNKVDGRWGRWGLYGPCSRSCGGGVQLAKRDCNNPVPENGGKYCQGLRVKHRSCNLEPCKDSGKTFREEQCEMFNGFTLNTNRLSPSVVWVPKYSGVSVKDRCKLICRANGTGYFYVLAPKVVDGTPCSPDTSAVCVQGKCIKAGCDGKLNSNMKFDKCGVCGGENKNCKKVSGMFTKPIHGYNFVIDLPIGAANVDVRQRGYRGLVNDDNYLAVKNHHGKYLLNGNFVVSAVEKDIIVKGSLLRYSGTGTSVETLQTSRPLKESLTVELLSVGKMTPPRVRYSYYQTVGNKESKIFKKEERIPAENSVLEDSNKVELKKPVYQTPSYKWVTADWSKCSVSCGNGVQSRLIQCLGSDGKMATNCDGSQKPSSMKVCGDPCPTWSIGEWSSCSKTCGKGFKRRPLRCMTQTGQFLPRDHCSGKKKPQELDFCTVRSC; translated from the exons ATGATGTCGGTTTTCCccgttttgttttgtcttttgcaTGTGCTGATTTTAACGAAAAGATACCTCTGTGTGGAAACTGATTTTTGTGAACCTGTTCGACTTGACCGTGAAAATGTCCCAAGTTTTGACAAACCGAGCAAAGAACTTGTTGTTTACCGAATAAACGCGTTTAATCAGGAATTCTATCTTACTCTTTTACCTGACTCCAGTTTCCTTGCTCCTGACGACACATTTCAAGACACCTCATCTCCAAGCGCGCTTTCGGGAGATGAATTGAGAAGATGCTTCTACTCTGGTGATATCAACGCAGACATGAATTCATATGCAGCTCTCAGTCTGTGTGGAGGTGTCCGAGGAGCGTTTTCTTATAACGGGATGGAGTACATCATTGAGCGCAGGACAGCACCAGAACTGATCTCAGATGATGCTGGAAAAACGCACGTCATCCGCAGGAAAAATCTTAACGCTCCAAACTTATCCAAGTGCGGAGTGACATCAAACCAGGAGGTTGTGGAGTCCTTAGATAAGTACAAACATCTGAAAGGGCACACGAAGAACTTGACAGAAACTTTGCTGAGAAGCATGAGCAGGTCGAAAAGATTCGCCTCTATCCCGAGATACGTGGAGGTGCTGGTTGTTGCTGATGAGTCAATGGCAAAATTTCATGGTGACGACCTGAAGCATTACCTTCTGACTCTTTTGTCCGTCACTGCAAAGCTGTACAAACACCCCAGTATCTTGAATGCCATCAGTATAGTGGTTGTAAAGCTTATAGTGATTAATGAGGCAGAAAAGGGACCCAAAGTATCCAGTAACGCAGCACTAACCCTGCGCAATTTCTGCACCTGGCAGAAGAAGCTCAACAAAGTCAACGACAAACACCCTGAGTACTGGGACACGGCTATTCTGTTTACAAAGCAG GACCTGTGTGGGGCCACTACGTGTGACACTCTTGGTATGGCTGACGTGGGCACCATGTGTGATCCTAAGAGAAGCTGCTCGGTTATTGAAGATGATGGCCTCCCTTCAGCCTTCACCACCGCACATGAACTAG GTCATGTCTTCAGCATGCCACATGACAATGTGAAGGCCTGTGAGGATGTGTTTGGAAAGCTGAAGGACAATCATATGATGTCTCCAACACTGATCCAGATTGACCACCACACGCCCTGGTCTGTGTGCAGCGCTGCTATCATCACTGACTTCCTGGACTCTGGCCATG GCGACTGTCTTCTGGATCAGCCCCAGAAGCTCATGGCTCTTCCAGAAGACCCACCAGGCATCAGCTACTCTCTCGGCCGTCAGTGTGAGCTGGCATTTGGCTCCGGATCCAAGCCCTGTCCCTACATGCAGGCCTGCTCCAAACTGTGGTGTACTGGGAAGGCTAAAGGTCAACTAGTTTGCCAGACGCGCCACTTTCCCTGGGCTGATGGCACTGCCTGTGGAACCAACAAGTTGTGCTACAGGGGGACTTGCACTGAAAAGCAAAATACCTTCAAAAACAAG GTAGATGGTCGTTGGGGTCGATGGGGTCTGTATGGCCCATGTTCCCGTTCATGTGGAGGAGGAGTGCAGCTTGCCAAACGTGACTGTAACAATCCTGTGCCTGAAAATGGGGGCAAGTATTGCCAAGGCCTGAGAGTGAAGCATCGCTCCTGCAACTTAGAGCCTTGTAAAGACTCAG GAAAAACGTTTCGGGAGGAGCAGTGTGAGATGTTTAATGGCTTTACACTGAACACTAACAGACTGAGTCCATCTGTGGTTTGGGTCCCAAAGTACTCGGGAGTCTCTGTTAAAGACAGATGTAAGCTCATCTGCAGAGCCAACGGCACCGGATACTTCTACGTCCTTGCGCCAAAG GTGGTGGATGGGACTCCTTGTTCTCCTGATACCTCAGCTGTCTGTGTTCAGGGAAAGTGCATCAAGGCTGGCTGTGATGGAAAACTGAACTCCAACATGAAGTTTGACAAGTGTGGTGTGTGTGgaggtgaaaacaaaaactgcaagaaagtCTCTGGAATGTTCACAAAACCCAT ACATGGATATAACTTTGTCATCGATCTACCTATTGGAGCTGCAAATGTGGATGTAAGGCAGCGTGGTTACCGTGGTTTGGTGAACGATGACAACTATCTAGCAGTAAAGAACCATCACGGCAAATATCTCCTGAACGGAAACTTTGTGGTTTCGGCAGTAGAAAAAGACATCATTGTGAAGGGGAGTCTGCTGCGCTACAGTGGAACCGGCACGTCAGTGGAGACACTGCAGACCTCAAGACCTCTTAAAGAGTCCCTGACGGTGGAGCTGCTGTCTGTGGGTAAAATGACACCTCCTCGTGTGCGATACTCCTACTACCAGACTGTGGGGAATAAGGAGAGCAAGATCTTCAAGAAAGAGGAGAGGATCCCTGCGGAGAACAGCGTGCTGGAAGACAGCAATAAAGTAGAACTGAAGAAGCCAGTCTATCAGACACCATCTTATAAGTGGGTCACGGCGGACTGGAGTAAGTGCTCGGTTAGCTGTGGGAATGGAGTCCAAAGTAGACTCATACAGTGTTTGGGGTCAGATGGGAAAATGGCCACAAATTGTGATGGATCCCAGAAGCCCAGTTCCATGAAGGTGTGTGGTGATCCATGCCCAACATGGAGCATCGGCGAATGGTCCTCATGCTCTAAAACCTGCGGGAAAGGCTTTAAGAGACGCCCACTGCGGTGCATGACTCAGACAGGACAGTTTTTACCTAGAGACCATTGCTCAGGCAAGAAAAAGCCACAGGAACTTGACTTTTGCACTGTTCGGTCCTGCTAG